The following are encoded together in the Mycobacteriales bacterium genome:
- a CDS encoding plastocyanin/azurin family copper-binding protein, with protein MLADRRTLHLAAVLAATVALVSCGNTDRIKPSAHATPVPVPSFQPTVHPAPTTNAPTADASSGAPSASASATGGGGGGDVVTATSDNKFSPPTLTVKAGATVKWVAQGFHSANSGTPPTVDPSGPIQADIGFQTYSVKFAKPGTYKYFCQPHAGLGMVGEIVVT; from the coding sequence ATGCTCGCCGACCGCCGCACGCTCCACCTGGCCGCCGTGCTCGCCGCGACCGTCGCGCTCGTCTCGTGCGGGAACACCGACCGCATCAAGCCGTCGGCGCACGCCACGCCGGTGCCGGTGCCGTCGTTCCAGCCGACCGTCCACCCGGCCCCGACGACGAACGCGCCCACCGCCGACGCGTCGTCCGGCGCGCCCAGCGCCTCGGCGTCCGCAACCGGCGGCGGTGGCGGCGGCGACGTCGTCACCGCGACGAGCGACAACAAGTTCTCGCCGCCCACGCTCACCGTGAAGGCCGGCGCGACCGTGAAGTGGGTCGCGCAGGGCTTCCACAGCGCCAACAGCGGCACGCCGCCGACGGTCGACCCGTCCGGGCCGATCCAGGCCGACATCGGCTTCCAGACGTACTCGGTGAAGTTCGCCAAGCCGGGCACCTACAAGTACTTCTGCCAGCCGCACGCCGGCCTGGGCATGGTCGGCGAGATCGTCGTCACCTAG